One genomic window of Leptospira saintgironsiae includes the following:
- the hpf gene encoding ribosome hibernation-promoting factor, HPF/YfiA family, whose amino-acid sequence MKIVFNWKNLDHSGTAEDYAGKKLERVSKYIQKLVSMEISFEQVHGLISANLNLAADGSKFNAQHEDKDIYSCIDGLEDKIVKQVSKHHDKKAAH is encoded by the coding sequence ATGAAAATCGTTTTTAATTGGAAAAACTTGGATCATTCCGGAACGGCAGAAGATTATGCCGGAAAAAAATTAGAACGAGTCTCTAAATATATACAAAAGTTAGTTTCGATGGAAATTTCATTCGAACAGGTGCATGGATTGATCAGCGCTAATTTAAATTTAGCCGCGGATGGAAGTAAATTTAACGCACAACACGAAGACAAAGATATTTATTCCTGCATAGACGGTTTAGAAGATAAGATCGTAAAACAAGTAAGCAAACATCACGACAAAAAAGCCGCTCATTGA